Proteins encoded within one genomic window of Candidatus Berkiella cookevillensis:
- a CDS encoding YciI family protein encodes MKNIFVVILRYIVPIETIDEYRSAHLNFLDHLYTKGVFITSGTQNPRSGGIMLAKAENRSALKTILAEDPFNVHNLAEYQIIEFTPTRYSEKFKAILDETQ; translated from the coding sequence ATGAAAAATATTTTTGTCGTTATTTTACGATATATTGTGCCAATAGAAACCATTGATGAATATCGCTCTGCCCATCTAAACTTCCTTGACCACTTATATACAAAAGGCGTATTTATTACATCGGGCACACAGAATCCACGCTCCGGTGGTATTATGCTCGCTAAAGCAGAAAATAGAAGTGCACTTAAAACAATATTAGCAGAAGACCCTTTTAATGTGCACAACTTGGCAGAGTATCAAATTATTGAATTCACACCTACACGATATTCAGAGA